Proteins from one Plasmodium relictum strain SGS1 genome assembly, chromosome: 10 genomic window:
- the PI4K gene encoding phosphatidylinositol 4-kinase, putative, whose amino-acid sequence MDNKSNIEKNLNEEKKKKFLISQEMIDEEENKINSLNNELKYKKVYKHNFNTHIYKDELNYLHLINIKDENILNEENRNINENIDKNNENFDEMYKIVDKKEPCDLNSDSKNYSNCYIENEKCDNTKNYKEEKENNNNKNKSIIYDKQYSYMNLSDSTFLENKEKLKSYDYEILESSNMTNEKEKKTIKKTKADFSKINEDGKIEEKNICNSKNDNNHISSDNTNNDDSINSGDTNNNNISNNNIDYSNNNNHNNSDDDGNNNNDDSNNNNDDSNNNNDDSNNNNEDTDNNNSDNNKKIGIITKENSEIGKEKRIDEMKHKYEEENKIKIIEIYERKLENEEIKKNKELKNNKIKIRENISKIFKESPSAKPKIINEIGKKENYNSINETIMVDKNNTDTNNNNNNDIEKKKIKMNKNTLKEGSLLRLFRCEYFDTHLHIRYLYDRKEVGVHEYLVNSLYTQRKYEDILFYLPQLSQISLVRYETSSLYRFLLDKASKSMHFALKLCWLYHSIVEDNSSKYKDLAQKMIQEIEMAVVNCKPLNNECKSFKEDKQSYLLDLAYPLLFKRKFILRKIKTNEKFKKMKIHNRSCKHLYHSLNLKDFIENNPYENNITSILPTHKDYDNSQNNNSKEKENLKKTSMYNYDLNNSKRGHEEKLEKEEERKEEIEEKEKVENTRKVKEKNNTLPKLPSCYIINSGSLSIARAKVKLPSTYSKLGNPLSLSKFSLPDLNYSFDMIEELQQFFMKQRRCDYFSLLNNFVNLIISVSNLLSSEPDIDLRNELLKRFIYSLNSWMNMRRCIVASCENTFAMTGLCIPLESLSTNKKNENNFSYNNLQILHFNHEECKIFFSKKRAPYLLVFEVADLDEDISDIPDHIFYTKNSMLIEKNNKNNETGREANKTEELYKKNHVLSKNFCCSKSYGVYLDNGTSYDYEKRKNLEDKKKKKYTKENIQNNQEKEKKKKNILDLNVLKMEDLYVYNCIVNDLRRENLISFNNKQDKNLSLIKKCIGLKVDEDEEEEKKNLQTTNEDISTTMCTKKNQIINSRSVSMPNYLNNSSTKVDSNYKDDTNNVKPLKENTNSGLDDILIEKNIETIETYEELKRKSKDKNFIDYNSSMDSSNNNSKEQKEDNSSAVKNNNSMECPNNLLDINEYFKPENYLNEEFKKKNCRVIKRLLWGELFEEKKKKIRKVSPYGKLKSWDLKCVIVKGGDDLRQELLASQLIRQFKIIFDNAGLPLWLRPYEILVTGSNSGIIEYVNDTCSVDSLKRKFSTDNISTIFNIVFADYIFEAKKNFIESHAAYSLISYLLQVKDRHNGNMLLDSDGHLIHIDYGFMLTNSPGNVNFETSPFKLTQEYLDIMDGEKSDNYEYFRRLIVSGFLEARKHSDEIILFVELMMPALKIPCFANGAQFCIDSLKERFMTNLTVDVCIQRVNALIEASVNNFRSVQYDYFQRITNGIM is encoded by the exons atggataataaaagtaacattgaaaaaaatttaaatgaagaaaaaaaaaaaaaatttcttatttcACAAGAAATGATAGATGAggaggaaaataaaataaattcattaaataatgaactaaaatataaaaaagtgtATAAACACAATTTTAATACACACATATATAAAGATGAATTAAATTatcttcatttaataaatataaaagacgaaaatattttaaatgaagaaaatagaaatattaatgaaaatattgataaaaataacgAAAATTTTGATGAAATGTATAAAATTGTAGATAAAAAAGAACCATGTGATTTAAATTCTGATAGTAAGAATTATAGTAATTGttatatagaaaatgaaaaatgtgataatacaaaaaattataaagaggaaaaagaaaataataataataaaaacaaaagtaTAATTTATGATAAGCAGTATTCATATATGAATTTATCAGATAGCacttttttagaaaataaggaaaaattaaaatcctATGATTATGAAATATTGGAATCAAGCAATATGactaatgaaaaagaaaaaaaaactatcaAAAAAACTAAAGCAGATTTtagtaaaattaatgaagatggaaaaatagaagaaaaaaatatatgtaatagTAAGAATGATAACAATCACATAAGTAGCGATAATACCAATAATGATGATAGTATTAATTCAGGTGACactaacaataataatattagtaaCAACAATATTGATTattctaataataataatcataATAATAGTGATGATGatggtaataataataatgacgatagtaataataataatgacgatagtaataataataatgacgatagtaataataataatgaagatactgataataataatagtgacaacaataaaaaaataggaaTTATAACAAAAGAAAACTCAGAAAtcggaaaagaaaaaagaatagATGAAATGAAACATAAATATGAGgaagaaaacaaaataaaaattatagaaatatatgaaagaaaattagaaaatgaagaaattaaaaaaaataaagaattgaaaaataataaaattaagataagagaaaatatttcaaaaatttttaaggAATCACCATCAGCTAAaccaaaaataataaatgaaataggaaaaaaagaaaattataacaGCATAAATGAAACAATAATggtagataaaaataatactgatacaaataataataataacaatgatatagaaaaaaaaaaaataaaaatgaataaaaatacacTAAAGGAAGGTAGTTTGCTACGATTATTTCGTTGTGAATATTTTGATACACATTTGCATATAAGATATTTATATGATAGAAAAGAAGTCGGTGTGCATGAATACCTAGTTAATTCTTTATACACCCAAAGAAAATACGaagatatattattttacttaCCTCAATTAAGTCAAATATCACTAGTCAGATATGAAACTTCATCTCTTTATCGttttttattagataaaGCAAGTAAATCAATGCATTTTGCCTTAAAACTGTGTTGGTTATATCATTCTATTGTTGAAGATAATTCAAGtaaatataaagatttaGCACAAAAAATGATTCAAGAAATTGAAATGGCTGTCGTTAATTGTAAACCCTTGAATAATGAATGTAAAAGTTTTAAAGAAGATAAGCAATCCTATCTACTTGATTTAGCTTACCCTCTTTTATTCAAAAGAAAATtcattttaagaaaaataaaaactaacgaaaaatttaaaaaaatgaaaatacatAATAGAAGTTGTAAACATTTGTATCATTCactaaatttaaaagatttcATTGAAAACAATccttatgaaaataatataacttCAATCCTACCTACTCATAAAGACTATGATAATAGccaaaataataatagtaaagaaaaagaaaatttgaaaaaaactAGTATGTATAACTATGATTTGAATAATTCTAAAAGGGGACATGAGGAGAAATTAGAAAAGGAAGAAGAaagaaaagaagaaatagagGAGAAAGAAAAAGTTGAAAATACAAGAAAagtgaaagaaaaaaataatacattgCCTAAATTACCTTCTTGCTATATTATAAACTCAGGTTCTTTATCTATAGCTAGAGCAAAAGTAAAATTGCCTAGTACTTATTCGAAATTAGGTAATCCTTTAAGCTTATCTAAATTTTCTCTTCCAGATTTAAATTATAGTTTTGATATGATTGAAGAATTACAACAATTTTTCATGAAGCAAAGAAGATGTGATTATTTTAGTTTATTGAATAACTTcgttaatttaattatttcagTTTCTAATTTATTATCTTCAGAGCCTGATATAGACCTAAGAAATGAACTATTGAAAAGATTTATTTATTCACTAAATAGTTGGATGAATATGAGAAGGTGCATTGTTGCCTCATGTGAAAATACTTTTGCTATGACTGGTTTATGTATACCATTAGAAAGTCTAtcaactaataaaaaaaacgaaaataattttagttataataatttacaaaTATTACATTTTAATCATGAAgaatgtaaaatatttttctctaAAAAAAGAGCACCTTATTTATTAGTTTTTGAAGTTGCTGATTTAGATGAAGATATTAGTGATATTCCtgatcatattttttatactaaAAATAGTATGCTTatagagaaaaataataaaaataatgaaacaGGAAGAGAAGCAAACAAAACGgaagaattatataaaaaaaatcatgttttatcaaaaaatttttgttgCTCTAAAAGTTACGGTGTTTATTTAGATAATGGCACTTCTTATgattatgaaaaaagaaaaaatttagaagataaaaaaaaaaaaaagtatacaaaagaaaatattcaaaataatcaagagaaagaaaaaaaaaaaaaaaatatattagatttaaatgtattaaaaatgGAAGATTTATATGTGTATAATTGTATTGTTAATGATTTAAGAAGAGAAAATTTgatatcttttaataataaacaagataaaaatttatctcttataaaaaaatgtattggATTAAAAGTAGATGAAGACGAagaggaagaaaaaaaaaatcttcaaACAACAAATGAAGATATATCAACAACTATgtgtacaaaaaaaaatcagaTAATAAATTCAAGATCTGTATCTATGccaaattatttaaataatagttCAACAAAAGTTGATTCTAATTATAAAGATGATACTAATAATGTAAAACCATTGAAAGAAAATACAAACAGCGGCTTAGATGATATTTTAAtcgaaaaaaatatagaaacaATTGAAACATATGAAGagttaaaaagaaaaagcaaagataaaaattttattgattATAATAGCAGTATGGATAGCTCAAACAATAATTCTAAAGAAcaaaaagaagataatagTAGTGCtgtgaaaaataataattctatGGAGTGTCCTAATAATTTACTAGATATCAATGAATATTTCAAACctgaaaattatttaaatgaagaattcaaaaaaaaaaattgtagaGTAATAAAAAGATTATTATGGGGAGAATtatttgaagaaaaaaaaaaaaaaattagaaaagtTTCACCTTATGGAAAATTGAAATCCTGGGATCTCAAGTGTGTAATAGTCAAAGGTGGAGATGATTTAAGACAAGAATTATTAGCTTCACAATTAATCAGACaattcaaaattatttttgataATGCTGGTTTACCATTGTGGTTACGACCGTATGAAATTTTAGTTACTGGATCTAATTCAGGAATAATTGAATATGTAAATGATACTTGTTCAGTTGATtcattaaaaagaaaattttcaaCAGATAATATTTCaacaatttttaatatagttTTTGCAGATTATATATTTGAAGCTAAAAAG aaCTTTATTGAAAGTCATGCTGCATATTCATTAATATCTTATTTACTTCAAGTAAAGGATAGGCATAATGGAAATATGCTCTTAGATTCTGATGGTCATTTAATTCATATTGATTACGGATTTATGTTAACAAACTCTCCAGGTAATGTTAATTTTGAAACATCTCCCTTCAAATTAACTCAAGAATATTTAGATATAATGGATGGAGAAAAATCAGATAACTATGAATATTTTAGGAGACTTATTGTTAGTGGGTTTTTAGAAGCTCGTAAGCATTCAGACGAAATTATCCTTTTTGTTGAATTAATGATGCCAg CGTTAAAAATACCATGCTTTGCAAACGGTGCTCAATTTTGTATAGATTCTTTAAAAGAACGATTTATGACTAATTTGACGGTCGATGTG tgtaTTCAAAGAGTAAATGCATTAATAGAAGCATCTGTTAACAATTTCAGAAGCGTCCAGTATGATTATTTCCAAAGAATAACAAATGGaattatgtaa